CATGTACtccatttgccaaaataaaagcagTTACCACGACTAGACGTTTGTAAAATTACCCTCCATACAAGTACCAAAGTTGAGCCATGCACTATTTTGCCTAAGAATAAGACTACCACTTGAGTTACTTAACATAGTATGACTGTTTTTGTCTTATGGTTTTTTTGCTCTTTTAATCCCAGGATTGGTCTGGTCAGCGCAGAATTATTAGAGTAATGCCAAACACTCCCTCTGCTGTCGGACAAGCAGCATCAGGTAAACATATGCAGATCTGTCTTCTGTAAACTTACTTCCTGTCTTGTAATCTATCAACTACACACATAATGCTGATATCGTGAAGCTATCAGTTGACCAGAATTGTGTGGTGATCTCCCATTAGTGATACCTTGAGAAAAAAGTGAACTctaatttcttttctatttctagtGTCTCTAATGAAATAACAAGGTTTACCTAACTGAAATGTCAAGGATTTTACTTTTAGAATCTTCAAAAGTCGGTCTGCTTTATTGATTCATTATTATCTACATAtgtaaatttgaaatttgaaacgTGCAACACATTATCTACTTTTGTTTTTCCAGTAAAATGGCTACCATTCTGTGATGTTATGAATCTCTATTATTGGTAGAAATTTTATTGCCGGTGGAATTACTAAATGGAGGTAGTATCACTAGAAACATGCCATTTTTTACACATATGTTTCTtgctgatgttgtttcatgtacttAGTGATGTGTCTGGGAGAGACGGCTACCGAGAATGATGAAAACCGTGTCAAAAGCTTATTTAGTGCCATTGGAAAAGTTTGGACAGCTGAAGAAAAATATTTTGATGCGGTTACTGGCTTGAGGTATGTGACATATTCTATATGAAACTTTAAGGAAGCAATGCCAAGAGTAGGCCATGATTGGCTCAAGAATTAACAtgcatttccatatatttgaatacaGTGGTAGTGGTCCGGCCTACATTTTCTTGGCAATAGAGGCCATGGCTGATGGTGgagttgctgctgggcttcctcggGATCTTGCTCTTGGTCTTGCAGCTCAGACAGTACGTATCCATTCCATATTCTGTTATTTTACATAGTCCTTTGGACATTATCTTGCATAATTATTAAACTGGGATGTGTATAGTTCCTTTGCGCATTATGATTAATTGCATTTTACCATATCAACAATTATGATGTTCTGATCTCAATTTTGCAGTATCCTGTTTTTGTCATTTGTTGATCTTCTACATTTTCTCATTACCTCTTTTTGTCATATGATCTGTTGTTTAGGTGCTAGGTGCTGCAACCATGGTTAGCGAGACGGGTAAACATCCAGGGCAGCTGAAGGATCAGGTCACTTCCCCTGCAGGAACTACCATAGCTGGTGTTCATGAGCTCGAGAAGGGTTCGTTTCGTGGCACACTGATAAATGCCGTTGTTGCTGCCACAACAAGATGCCGAGAGCTCTCGAAAAATTAGTCCTCTTATAATCCTGGTAGCCATTGTTAGTTTTGCTACAATTCCAGAATAAAATGGTGGACATGATTTATGAGATCTTAATCTCAGACTCCAAACAAGTTATCGATAAATTTTCCTGGTCTAGCTGTGTGATGTTACAAACCTGTGCTTGCATACACAGAAACCAAGTGCTCATCTGACACTCAAGACAACATTAAATCACATCATTTTGTATGCTCAATCTGTCATCCATTTGGTATTGTCTCTACAAATATGTCATACACGCCCACAATTCAAGACACTACCTTATTATGAACAAAGTTTCCATTACAATCCGGTGTGCATCGCCATTTGCTATGACATATATATACAGAGAACTTACAAAGCCTTCAACAGCACCAAAATGTCACATGTAATTGCGAGAATGCCAACGATCTTCCGGAGACCATTTGTCTTCATACCTACCAAGCGAGTACCCCGCAGCAGGTATATCAGCGAGATGCAGGGGATCAGGTTCTATACCATAGTCTGTCAATGGTCGGTGCTCAAGGATCTTGTCATGTTCAGTAACAAAATCTGGAATCTCAACTTCACCCTTTTTGATGTCCCCCCATAGATACTCCAGCCGACTAACATACTTGATTTTCCAATACAACCTGCAATAGACAA
The Triticum dicoccoides isolate Atlit2015 ecotype Zavitan chromosome 3A, WEW_v2.0, whole genome shotgun sequence genome window above contains:
- the LOC119270467 gene encoding pyrroline-5-carboxylate reductase-like, whose amino-acid sequence is MAAAPPQPAAPAPASGGDAFRLGFIGAGNLAESIARGVAASGVLPASAVRTAPHRRPERGAAFASLGATILASNAQVVDDSDVIVISVKPQIVKQVLVELKPLLSEEKLLVSIAAGIKMKDLQDWSGQRRIIRVMPNTPSAVGQAASVMCLGETATENDENRVKSLFSAIGKVWTAEEKYFDAVTGLSGSGPAYIFLAIEAMADGGVAAGLPRDLALGLAAQTVLGAATMVSETGKHPGQLKDQVTSPAGTTIAGVHELEKGSFRGTLINAVVAATTRCRELSKN